DNA from Clupea harengus unplaced genomic scaffold, Ch_v2.0.2, whole genome shotgun sequence:
gtgtgtgtatgtatctgtgtgtgtctggaaggaccgtatgtgtaatctattgtttgtgtttgtaaattactgtatgtgtctctgtctgtgtatgtgtctctttctcaatatgtgtgtgtgagtgtgtgtcaggaaggcgCATATGTGTTATatcttgtgtttgtctgtaaatgaatgagtgtatagagtgccctccagaattattggcaccctttagtAAAAATGAGCAAAACGAGATGCGACAAATTATTTTTACTGTTTATCCTCATGATCTTTCGTTAacaatattcacaaaaatcgaACCTTTAACTGAAGCAacataattgaaagaaacattacattcttatcatgaaaaaatgtgtgtggcacaattattggcaccccttcatttaatattttgtgcagcctcccttgccaagataacagctctgagtcttctcagATTCCAAGGTCGACGCTTATggactctcctcttcagctcatcccacagattttctatggtaTTTTGGtcaggggactgtgatggccatggcaaaacctttattctgcggttggtgaaccatttttgtgtagattttgaggtgtgcttcggatcattgtcctgctggaaggtccagccacggcccattttaagttTCCCCGCagaggctgttaggttttcatttaatatctgctagTATTTTGGTACCATGCCCCACAAAGAtctgccaccatacttcacagtgggtatgaggtgcttttctgtatggctttTTTCTGCCTacaccaaacccacctttgatgtttgttgcaagaaagctctattttggtctcatctgtccGTATAACCcagtcccattgaaagtcccagTAACATTTGGCAAAATGAAGcctctttagtttgttgttgattgacagcagagttttttttctggaaACCCTTCTAGACAACTTGTGGTAATGTAGGTATAAGTATATATTAATTATCAATATGTTCCATCCACAATGGTGTttgaacaggagtgtgtgactcCTCTGCAGACTCTGGTGATCCTGCAGAATtaggaggtcatgtgatctggcacagggaAACTGAGAAgccaaaataaacataaaacccaggatagaggggctcagtgaatgtggagttgaacgtgtgcaggtgggtgagtgtgtcagaggagacgctgtagaaTGACAGAGTGCCTGCTGGCCAGTCCAGGTATACTCCTACTCtgctggagcgggaggagggggcaggtatGGCAGTACTCTTAGCATTGTGCATGGCAGAGTAACTGTCACCAGAGCATTTcagactccaggacttgtcATTATGTCCAAACACACTGTCAGTACACCACCCTTTCCTCTCCATGCTTTTATATGCCACTGCTATATGAGGACTACTaccactccactcagcctcccagtagcagtgtccagactgaccctccctacacagcacctgaggcCAGTAGTCAAATCTCTCTTGGTGGTCAGGATACGGCTGCtgcttctcactcacacatgtcacctttctgttcccgtcagagagagagagttctctgtgtgctgtgtttgggtccagtgtgaactcacaggcatctgcagacaagCAGAGAACATCCTCATCAGAATATGGGGTAGGAAAGGTACTGTTTACTGCACCCAtccacaaacactctcacacacacacacacacacacacacacacacacacacacacacacacacacacacacaaacacacacacacaaacacacacacacacacaaacacacacacactcatacagatgtccatgtgtttatgtatctctatctctgtctgtgtgtgtttatgtctaatTAAGAGAATGTGTTGTCAGGAAGCATATGTATGATCttttgcatgtgagtgagtgagtgagtgagtgagtgtgtgcgtgtgtgtatgagagagagagaaagtgagtgtgtgtgtgtgagagagtgtgtttgtgtgcattcttttgtatttgtgatatttgtgtgtttgtgtcaggaaGTGTATGTAtattctcttgtgtgtgtgtgtgtgtgtgtgtgtgtgtgtgtgtgtgtgtgtgtgtgtgtgtgtagggctgggcggtatggcggtatataccgtgcaacggtagaaatgtgtctaccgggagagatttggctataccgCTTCAACCGCGCTGTACTCTTATTTGGACAAAACCGTGTTAcgatcgatttatttttagataatgacctccgaactatacctcatcccgcttattatacggttactcaccaaaacgatagaagacattcctctaAAATAcctcttcaggcaaatagaactctaaagtttcaggtgttgcgtagcaacccattacttgctgactttaagttacaatgactttccgttacgttaaatgaccagactacttgcggaatgatatgaaagatgtgaattagaagcacaaaacccattgccaatgacagcggtcattactttttcacagcagtgaaaataaagaaattacagacctgcgaacgttggggtggcccgtataaatcaacagaacttttttgaacattctgaagagctgtataatacgatacccagtacaattgtTAAGCACCTGCAAGGACTGTTATGCcaacttgttgagtaatccttgactgttgggaaagattcaatatactgcaaaaatatggactgaaaagtgtctagtgtagccatttatttgcagattctgttccatttttctcaatgatggtcaaatattagtagttaaagatgcactatttcgatagatttcttttcagtatttcaaagtgaatgagctgtgggagcacaaagaacagtgagcgtctagcagcgattatcatagacatatacatgtatgtatgtctatggcgattataacCTAACTATCGAGATGTTGCAGATTTATTTAGGCTGCTGGCAGGTGAATAGACAAGACAAATTTTACATTTAAGATAAAAGacttcatgtttttgtctttgtaatcgaa
Protein-coding regions in this window:
- the LOC116219118 gene encoding stonustoxin subunit beta-like codes for the protein ACEFTLDPNTAHRELSLSDGNRKVTCVSEKQQPYPDHQERFDYWPQVLCREGQSGHCYWEAEWSGSSPHIAVAYKSMERKGWCTDSVFGHNDKSWSLKCSGDSYSAMHNAKSTAIPAPSSRSSRVGVYLDWPAGTLSFYSVSSDTLTHLHTFNSTFTEPLYPGFYVYFGFSVSLCQIT